The stretch of DNA TTCTGGCCCATCTCCTCTAAAAATTGCATGGTTCGCCGGTCATAATATCACTCACCGCAATTCCGGCAGATCAGAACTTTCACCGGGACATAAACGATATCATTATCAATTGGGAATTCTTCTTTTACCTCTGTCATTGAAATTTCATCTCCATGACAGATAACGCACCTCATGGTTTCCTTCTCCTTCAATACTCTCCTGTGACCTCTCCTTTACCGACAGCTTCATTTACCTCGTATTCAAATATTCGACCAAGTTGTTTATTTTCCATTTCAATTATCGCATGTCTTGTATATAGTATAGCATTAGACTCAAAACATTTCCTTACCTTCTGGATCCAGTTCAGAGGCAACCGCTCGTAAATCCTATAAAAATTCAGTAGCCTACTGATCCATTTTATTTGGCGCATAGCTCGTGATTCAATAGATGTCGATGTGGACATTTCATTTGAGCTTCTCAGCC from bacterium encodes:
- a CDS encoding YgiT-type zinc finger protein yields the protein MRCVICHGDEISMTEVKEEFPIDNDIVYVPVKVLICRNCGE